The sequence AACTGATTTGATCTTTTGGAAAAATCTtgaatttagtatttttttatgcatttaatttaatatggttttttttttttaattttattttgggaGGGTTTTGCAGATAACTTTTCAGTTAACAGTGAAGCAACTGATGAGCTTTGATCCGTGTGAATGGACGGAGAATCTGATGAAAGAGTACATGCTAGTTATTGAAGGCTTTTTTACCATTCCTTTGCCCTTTTTCTCCACCACATATAGAAGGGCTATTCAAGTAATTATTCAATCTTccatttatttctttatttatttttaaaaaatttatttattttcttatatatttttttctgatATTCGAATTTTGTTATGTTGGGTGCAATTTCCTGTGAtgtaaatttagtttttttaaaaaagtttacaACTTGGTTTCACGTAATTAATGAATCTTAAATAATCTAAGTTTTAATTTTCGTTGAATTGTTTAGGTTTGCATCAAAATCCGTCTATTTTcttttaacataattaaattatagaAACACTttgatgttaatttttttttataaaaaaaattgtaccatATGAACCTGATTTTATAATAAAGTTTtaataaatgattaaatttataccaataaattgattaaaaatcaatGCATGGTTAATATAATAAGCAATAAATAATAGCATATGCTGTAATTATTTGAAGGCTAGGAGAAAGGTTGCGGAGGCGTTGAGTTTGGTGGTGAGGGAAAGGAGAAAAGAGAGCGATAAAGGAGATAGAAAGAAGGACATGCTGGCGGCGCTGCTGGACGAGGGCGGCGGCTGCGGCGGGACCTTCTCCGACGAGGAAATAGTTGACTTCATGCTCGCTTTGCTGGTTGCTGGGTATGAAACCACGTCTACAATTATGACTCTCGCCGTTAAATTCCTCACAGAGACCCCGCGTGCATTGGCTCAACTCAAGGTGACTTTTCCTTTACTCTGTCTCCCTCACTGtttttgaataataaataataagaatataTATACGTGGTGTTCAAACTTccaataaaaccaaaaaaacagAAACTCCAAACCGAGAAAACCGAACACTGAATCGAGCCGAAAATCGAATTTTTtaattcagatataaatgttaaagccgaaatttatttggttcggtttcggattatatatgtcaaaaccgaaatttcattaaattgataattttatttttattatattttttgagatgatatcagttaatgataaattattttatataatatttagttgaNAAAAGAACGTGTatcattttactaaaaattatagtTAATAACAATGatacattttaatattttaagtcAAACAACAATCCAAACTTTATGTGTCGAACAATCTCTTAGAATGAGCAATTGTTGTAGTCTTAACAACCTTCTTACCAACAATTGTACTCTTTATAATTCTTGATAATACAATATATGACATTGATTTTGATATCAATTATAAGATCAAACACTTCTCGGttataccaaaaattatagccAATAGTAATGATCAAATGTACAATAGCCCAAAACTCTAATGTATTGATAGTTCCCTAGCAAAGACATTATTAACGATTCTTTTACCCTTCTAATCTATTAGAATATTTACTCAAACAAAATCATTTAcgaaacatttttttatttttaaaatttaggtGATATGGTTATTTTGTgaccatattatattattttatgtgatTCTTTACCCTCATAATCTATATATtatcatatataataataattgtataGATAATATAGACATAGTGTAACTATCATAAttgacatttttcattttctttcataaGGTGGCCCCATTTTTATTCAGGGTCTCGTTGCCTAAATTCTCATCTAACCGATTAGGATAAGAATAAAATTATTCTCTctttaaaatgatattatatctATCACCaaactaaatttaaatataaaccccTCTTTCAACTAAACAATGCAAATattaacaaacaaaaaaaaaactattagattaggtctcttgtgagaccgtctcacgaatctttatctgtgagacgagtcaaccctaccgatattcacaataaaaattaatattttttcatggatgattcaaATATAGGCAAAGTTATACAGAaacaaagataaagataaaaacGAAAGAGATTTATCGAATCACTTCTTGCCAAGTAAGgtagttttaaaatttgggtTAATCTAAGGTTGTTACGTTCATTGGGCAGATTGGTCGGATTTAAAAAATCGAGGAAGAAGTTTGTTACAATTTGGTCTTCGAATTCGAAATATCGTATCAAAGTTACATGctattaaaataaatgtcaaaaTGATGAAAACGACGTTTCAGCGCCCGTAATTCATTGTCCACACGTGTGCATGTCAAAGTAATTCCCCATGCACCTTTTTCCTTGATGGTCGCCCACTCTTCTAAGTGGACTACATGATGCCAAGTTTCATGGGGGCATTCATGTCATTTCCTTTTCTGTCCGGCTCTTGCCTGATTTAAAAAGATAAATGATGTATAGATTAATGATAATATTgtcattttactaaaaatagcTTCGAAGAAATTTTTTCCAAACACTTAAATTTTagcttaattatatatattaactttATACTTTTATTGCCAAACACTTCTTATTTTTCTTCTCGCAcacttcaaaataatatatagaataattattttaaaataaacaaaagttCTCTAAAAAATTATGTGATAATATTATCCCAATTATCcactaaataattttaaaaaaacacataaaaaatttctataacaAAAATATGTTATAGACTTTAGGAGAAAGAGCAAGCATGTATCACATCACGTAAACATGACGCATGCATGTGCTCAATTAGCAAGTGCATAACAGGAAGAGCATATTGAACCAAGGTTATATATCTCACTAACCCCTTTTGTTTAACAGGAAGAGCATCTTGAAATTTTGGCTAAAAAAGGTGAAAATGAGGCTCTTCAATTGGAAGATTATAAATCCATGCCTTTCACTCAATGTGTAAGTTCATGATATCATAACCTCATTCTAAGTGACGAAACTTGCATCGATTTCTCATCAGCAATTCATTGAGACTCACTCTTATGTTCTTCAGGTTGTAAATGAAACTCTCCGGGTATCTAACATAATCAGTGGTGTCTTTCGACGAGCAATGACAGATGTTACCATCAAAGGTAATAATAAGAAGGTCGAAACGCCCTTTCTGTGGTTGATGGAGATTTGAGTGTCATACTTTCATATATGAACTTGTTAGCAATAGCCAATCATTTTTCTACTATATTCATGTTTATATCCTGTGAGTGGATGGAAGCACCCAACTCCAACTCCAGCAGTACATATTAGAGCTTGACTCAATTGGTTATAATTCAAGTTCTAGTAGTTCGATAATCATTTTCCCCGACTTGTGAAGTGCTCAAACTTGACATTAATTAGCCACTACAATACGTAACTAGAGTTCAAGTAGGCTACATTTGTTTGAAACGTGCTGCGCCCCCAAGATCTACTTTCTTGTTCATGTTTATCTATGAAATAGAGAAATGAAGTTCTTAGAATATTTTGTTGTTCTGAGAATGGTGTTATTTTGATGGGCTATATATAGATGGTTACACAATTCCGAAAGGGTGGAAGGTTTTCGCTTCTCTTCGAGCCGTACACATGGATCATGATCATTTCAAAGCTGCTCGCACTTTTAATCCCTGGCGGTGGCAGGTCGATTTCCCCCTCGATTTTGAACCCCCTTTCTGCTCTTTTTATAGCATGCTCGGTCTCATGATAGGCACATGTACATTCTAACTTTCTAATACAAATATGCATATGTGACTAGCAGAACGGTTCAGGAACCACTAGTTGTTCGACAAACGTGTTCACTCCATTCGGTGGAGGGCCAAGGCGTTGCCCGGGAGCTGAGCTTGCTAGGGTTGAGCTCTCGGTGTTTCTTCATCGCTTAGTCACTCAGTTCAGGTATCACATCAGTTTTTAGTACCCGACAACCCCACATTTCAAGCTTGGTTAATCACTCATCATCTGGATTCGATTTTTGACAGTTGGGTGCCAGCGGAACAGGACAAGTTGGTGTTCTTTCCGACCACCCGAACCCAAAAACGGTATCCGATTCTGGTTCAAAAGTTGCACTAATTAAGTTCGAGCCGTTAATATGCAGATGAATAGAGTGTAGGGAAACAACTTTGTAGATCAATGCACAATATATTGCTGTATATtccataaattaattttctatatTAGTTGACGTCATATTCTATTTCGTATTTCCCATCCAtccataaaataatacaagTTTTTGTGGTAAAAAATCTCGTTGGGTACGATACACTACAAGTATAAATTGGTGTCATATCACACATGAATAAAACTCACGTACGAATACCAATATGATTTTTACTATCTATATTGttatattttagttttaatcaTTTATATTTCAAAGTTTAGAATTTTAGTCATTCAATGAGAGTGATGATGTAATAATGTATATGTACCGTTAATATCATATCGGTGTCACATAAGTATCGCAAAAAAGCAAGGATATGAGACAGATCTGATTTGGcaaaatatcttaaaataaaattttaaaatattaaatatagcGAATCGATATTGTAATTTTctcttattttaatttatagttTTGCATCATGGTCAATTTTTAGGGGGctctaaaaatatttaaaacactTAATATATTTAAGTTGACTTCAAACGAAAATTAATATAGACATATAAAAACGATAAGTAAACTTcaaatcaaaattaatataaacataaaaataataaactttttTCAAGTTATAGTTAATGAGAACTTATCTCCattcaactatttttttaaaaaaattggataaaatcaaaacatttgtaatatgatttatatttttatttctagtAAGAAGTGTTAGGTTTCTCCGGAAGTTGTATAAAAAACACAACCTAATTTTTCGATCTATTAATCTCGGAGACGATCGGTTTGACTGTGattcataaaacaaaacatgcatataataataaattaaatgcaCGAAAAGATATTACCGCACGACCTATGTCGTGGATGGATATAATTGTATTGTCCTACTCTCACCCCAACAATAGACTTTGCCGCTACCGCCAAAAATCTGATCCACCACTGAATAGATCTACAAGGAACAATTGGCACATGACAACTATTCGATTTACACTACCAAGAAATCAAATATCGCAACGAAACAACGTTCAGAACGATATATAGATAGTAAGAAgacacaaaataataaaatattgttttaaaattttcggccgagaaaactgattttttaaatataaaattctcaattctGAAAACTGAGTTTCTTTTAGCAAGATCTCTCGTGTGAACCTCTTTTTATAAAATACTTTGAAGTTTGGACAACGTCACGAATAACGAATACCTCATCCTGAGAGCCTTTTTTCTAGCTAGCATGTGCTCTTGACTTGATCTTCTACCAtgatttttactttctttttgatTTTTTCGTTTCCGTTGGCGTTGGGGCGCGAAGGCTGAGACTTACTGTATTAATTCTTCCCATTGCCCAACATACAtatacaatatattattttatttagattttgtttttaaattaaaataattaattggatttcaaaaataaaatttttattatctttttatGATATCCTACGTTTTATAGATTAAGCTATCCACGTATAAGATAAGAAACAAAAtcctttcttttttatttgatatgatatattttattttattggcattttttttaaatttaaaatctatcaaatataatttaaatttaaatacttaaaaaagtattctcataaaatatattataactcTTATATcttaatccataaacataattaaattcatttttatgacGAGCACGATGACCTCGTTAATTATTTCGATTGGGCATGCTTATTGGTTCATCGATTATGGTTCCAGTCCGATTTTGGATTGGGTGGTGCAAGAACCGGCCAGAAACCAGTTCCGATTCCAAGGTTcgactatttttattttttaatataaaattactttaattaattaacattttttattcattattttgaGTTGAAACAATATTGACTgatcttaaaaataaataacttaaacatttattttacaattgaacatctaaaattcatcatgcatgatttattaaaatatattttgaatattccgGATTTTCGTCGGAACTTGAGCTTGAAATTTTTCGATAGCTTCAGTGgtcctattcttttttttttctccagcTGCAAATCATTCTTATAGGCATGTTAGCATGCTAAGTGTTTCTGgcttcaaattatttatttgttcataAATGATTATTTCACATACTGAAAATGCTGATTCGGAAACAAcacttgaactttcaacgggtAGGACATATCTTTCAATTGTCGCTAATACTAGATAAAGTTGAGAATTTATTTTCCACCAATAGAAAATCGAAATTCTCCGTAGTCTCAATATATTTAGATAAATTTGTATCTCATTGTAATTTGTTGTTGTCACCGATTTGTCTTTGAAATTTTTCCGTTTCAAACTTTGAAGGAAGTTTAGTGCTCCACTTTAGCTTTTATCTGTCGGTATCTCCTCTGGATGCGCACTCTGTTTACTGGCATACACATCAAACAATTCTTGGATAAAATGCATGATTGACTTCTTTTGATCGTCTACATTCTTCCGAAGAAATTAAGCataatcactacaagaaaaaagcctAAAGACAAcggtaaaaaaccgttgtcgtatgtcctgaaaaactgttgttaaagtcCCCGTGGTTAAAGgtttcgctcaaagacaacggtttttcaccattgttgtagctacaatttgcgatggtttttgaaaaactgtaggaccgagcgtttgccgctttaccaaaatctATTGCTGGAGGTaatgtgcaactcaaatctttaaaCCGcatagcagctcaagcaccacgattCGATCGCTCTACTAAGCAAAGACAaatattgcacccaacaatctccctcccaataaatgcactccttgcaatcaatagGAATCGAACCCATgaacttggctctgataccaattttaggaccgagcgcttgccgctttacaaAAAGctaattgtaggaccgagctcTTGCCGCTTTAACAAAAGCTATAGccggtggtaatggtgcaactcaaatctttaaaCCGcatagcagctcaagcaccacggttcgatcgctctactaaacaaagacaattattgcacccaacaaaaaccgtcgcaaataaaattagcgacggatttatgcAAAATcatcgctaattagcgatggtttgccataaagtccgtcgctaattttagcgaaggtttttcatgatttccgtcactaatattttcagtaaaataaaaaaattacttttaataatttaacaaatctaaaaaaacctacaatttgactatgctaacaatattaatgaacttaactaacacttaaaaatttaccaaaaattaaagcgaaaaaatttaacgtaaatcgaaactaaaatcgtgtaagagagaaaaattttaagtgttatgaagggGTGTGGAAGAAAATAGACCGAagtgcggatatttatagacaatttgcgacggtttttgcttAAACCGTTGCTATTGCAAAATCGtcgcatattttaaatttagcgacggttttgctaacaccgtcgctaatttaaaacatgcgacggTTTCTATATATATCGACTGATTATACACGTCACTAAATTTAGTGcggttttaagcaaaaccgtcgctattttttgctgaaaccgtcgctaaatatggcAACAATTTTTCCAAACCGTTGTTATTTGTccaaaaacacgctaatcgtgattgtccaaaaaaacacgctcaaAGACGAccctaaaaaacgctcaaagacaacagttttatagaaccgttgtcattgaccttaaaaaccgttgtctttgacccttaAAAGACAATATtgtttataaaaccgttgtcttttgcttaaaaaaaagcatatacgacaacggttttcactaaaaccgttgttaaaaagcttacgacaacggttttagtaaaaaccgttgtcgtatgtgcgttattGATTTGGTTTTTTCTTGTATTGAATATTCAAAAAATATGTCTGA comes from Primulina huaijiensis isolate GDHJ02 chromosome 5, ASM1229523v2, whole genome shotgun sequence and encodes:
- the LOC140976609 gene encoding 3beta,22alpha-dihydroxysteroid 3-dehydrogenase codes for the protein MQRHFHALHPPLCEQTPMDSSLMMLLSTIFVPLALSLSLFVVLRATARRKLRLPPGNLGLPFLGETLQLISAYKTENPEPFIDYRVARYGAVFTTHVFGEPTVFSADPETNRLILQNEGRLFESSYPGSIQNLLGRHSLLLMRGSLHKRMHSLTMSFANSAIIRDHLLVDIDRLVRFNMDSWTGRVVLMDEAKKITFQLTVKQLMSFDPCEWTENLMKEYMLVIEGFFTIPLPFFSTTYRRAIQARRKVAEALSLVVRERRKESDKGDRKKDMLAALLDEGGGCGGTFSDEEIVDFMLALLVAGYETTSTIMTLAVKFLTETPRALAQLKEEHLEILAKKGENEALQLEDYKSMPFTQCVVNETLRVSNIISGVFRRAMTDVTIKDGYTIPKGWKVFASLRAVHMDHDHFKAARTFNPWRWQNGSGTTSCSTNVFTPFGGGPRRCPGAELARVELSVFLHRLVTQFSWVPAEQDKLVFFPTTRTQKRYPILVQKLH